One Stratiformator vulcanicus genomic window, CTGCGGGCTTGTTGAAAGAGATCGGGGAAGGGGGCGACACGTATGAATGAGACGACAGATTATCGCTCGCTGATTGAAGTCCGGGAGATGCGTAATTTATTGCGCACTGACGGACGCAATTACCGCTATCTCTTTGCTGGCGCCGAGAAGATCGAACCGGAGCGGAAATACCCGCTCGTGTTGTTTCTGCACGGGTCGGGAGAGCGCGGCGACGATCCGACAGTGATGATCGAGAAGTATTTCTTCGCGCGAATACTCGCGCCGGAGTTCCGCGCGAAGCATCCGTGCTTCGTGATCGCGCCGCAGTGTCCGGCCGACGAAAAGTGGACGCAGACCGATTGGGCAGCTCGCGAGTCCGTACCGCTAAAGGCGGCTGTCGGCCGGAATTTGCGAGCGGCGATAGAAGTCGTCGAACTCGAAAGACATCAGCAGCCGATCGATATGGAACGTATCTATCTGACCGGCCTGTCGATGGGCGGGTATGGAGCGTGGTATCTCGCGATGGTCGATCCCGCTTACTTCGCCGCCGTCGCCCCGATCTGTGGTGGCGGCGACGAACGCGAAGCCGGAAGAATCGCCCATTTGCCGATCTGGGCCGCGCATGGTGATCAGGACGACATCGTCCCTGTCGAACGCTCACGAAAGATGGTGTCAGCACTGAAAGCGGCTGGCGGCGATCCGGTCTACCGCGAATATCGCGGCGTCGGTCATCGCAGTTGGGAGCCGGCCTATTCCGAAGACGATGGCCTACTGGAATGGATGTTCCGTCAGCGTCGCACTAAGGCGGTCATTCGCTGACGTTGCCGGGCATTAACGCGGCGGTGCTGCGGACATAGATCGGGATGCGGACCAGCGGATGTCGATCATCGTCGGTCTTGGCCGTCAGGAATGCCTGCACGTCGCCTCCGTCGTCGATCGGTTCAGCCCTGACGATCAATACGTGTCTTCCCGGAGCGGACGCGGCGCCCGCTTCGACCACTTCCGCGGAGACGGCCGGCGACGAGGAAATGACCTCGATCACGCGAAACGGTTCTTCGCGGTGATCCGTGATGACGAGCTGCTGCTCGGTCGCTTCGGTCGCATTCTGATAAAACGTCATGCCCCGAGGTTCGACAGTGATGTCAGGACGATCGATCACAAATTTCAGATGGACGCGCGCCGATTGCATCGGGGCGTCATCTGTCTGGGCGGTTCGGTAAAACACGTCAGAGTAGTAATGCTTCGCGCCCGGTTTTTCGTTCAGCGTGTCGACACGGAGGATGACCTCTCCCGTCTCACCCGGTGCGATCTCGCCTTCGGGATACTTGGGAGCGAGACAACCGCAGCTCGGTTTCAATTGTTCAATTTGAACCGGCTCGTCGCCACGGTTCGTAAATCGATATCGGGCTGCCAACGTCCCCGCGCCGCGAACTTCCGTGGCGTTCACGAGATATTCGTCGAACGCCAGCGACTCGCGATCGAGCGGTTCAACAACCGCCGCCGCTTGACTGACGCCAAACTCGGCGACCACCGAGCACACAACGGGAGCCAGCGCTCCGCCGAGCAGACACGAGAACAACATAATGGTTGTTCGTCTCTCGGTGTTCGGCTTGTTGGAATCGAGTTCACTGCTCATCGGTTGGCTCCGCAAAAGTTTCAGGCAGCGGAGTCGTACCAAACGGAGGCGGAATCGGTGAAGGTGAATCGCGATTGAACTCCGCAGCAGACGCTGGCGGGTCGCGGCGCTGTCGGCGAAGATGCCGCCGGACGCTGACCCGTCCACTGAATTAACGAATCGACGATGGATCGACTCAGATGCCGGATCAAACGGAAAATCCCGCCGAAAGTGATGCGAACGTCCCACGGCGAGCACGGCGGGATTCGATTCTGTTGACGTGCGGACTGATCGCAGGAGCGGTTGTCATGTTCGTGATCGATGGCTCACAGCGGAAACCGGCAGAGCCGCGGAGTTGGTTCTCGCAGAACGAATCGGCGATTCCCGCGGATCAATCGCTGAATCTGGTGAGTTTCAACATTCATTACGGCAAAGACGACATCGATTCGGCTTCGATGCCGAGCATCCGAGAACTGATCGCCGCACAAGATCCTGATGTCGTTGTCCTGAACGAAGTACCCAACCCCTTCGGACGAAGCGGCTCGACGGTCGACCGGCTCGGCGAATTGTTGAGCCTCAACTCTTTTTTTCTGCCGGTCGAGCGCCGATGGTGGCACGATCACGTCGGCAACGCATTGCTTCTCGAATTCATACCGAAATCGATTGTCCAAATTCCGCTCCCCTGTTCTCGCGAAAAGGGGTTTCGGGGGGCAGCCGTGACGACGGTGCCTTGGGGGGAGCGTGAGTTTCGGATCATCTCCGTCCATGCCGATTCGCAAGAGGACAACTCGGAGCACCTTCGCATTTTGGGCGAGTTGTTCATGGCCACCGAGACGCCCTGTATTCTGGCCGGTGATTTGAACGCACAAATCGGCGACGAGATTCTCTCCGAATTGATCGCTGCCGGGGCGATCGATGCGGCGACCGAAATGGGCCTCGAGCAGGCTGATCAGTTGATCGATCACATTTTAGTGCGAGGGGTGACTGTCGAAGATGCGGGCATGGAACAGACGACGGCCTCCGATCACCCGCTGCTGTGGGCCCGACTGGCACTTCCGGCACGGGCGATCGAATCCGATTCATCGGCAGGCTCAACGCAGTTGCCCCCGCGGTGACTCCCCGCTGTTCGGACGGTAACGGCGGGCGAAACTCTGACGGCCCTTTGCCGGGGCGGAAGGTCCGTGGCGGGAAATTCCTCAAGTTTTGATTGCCCTTTGTCAATCTCCGGCCAAAATGACTAACGGCACCGAGGATGGGCTACCGGCGAGACGACAGTCGCGGGTGTGACGGATGGATCCGCCAACAGGTTTTCTGAGCCGATGAGGGGATTTTATGTCACGAGGCTTCACGCGACTGCTGACCCGGGGAATCGGGAGTGTGCTGACACTGGGTGTCGGAATCGGCCTCGGGATCGTGATCGGGCAGGGGCTGGCCCCCACTCATGCAACGACATTGTCGTTTGATGAAGCCGCCCGGCTCTACGCGGATCTCGATGGGGAAACCCGGCCGCTTGTTGACGGTGGCACCGCTTTGGCAAAGGTCGCCCGGCTGACCAGTCCGGCGGTCGTGCATATTCAAAGCCGTCGCAAAGATTCCCGTGGAGGGTCGGTCGAAGAGACCGGATCGGGCGTGATCATGCGGCACGAAGCCGTCGACGGAGCGATCGTCGTCACAAATCGTCATGTCATCGCTGGCAGCGCCGCATTGGCAGACATCTCCGTCGGTCTCTCGGACGGCCGCACCGTGATTCCTGTTCGAACTTGGGAAGACGCGGCATCGGACATTGCGGTGCTGCAGTTGAAAGACCCGAACGTCCCCCCGGCGGCCTGGGGTGATAGCGAGGCGCTCGATATCGGGCACTTCGTGTTGGCACTGGGCAGTCCGTTTGGTTTGAGCCAGTCGGTGACCCTCGGCATCGTGAGCGCCAAGGGGCGGCGGTCGCTGGAACTCGGCTCTGATTCGGGCGTCCTCAATAAGGATTTCATTCAGACCGATGCCGCGATCAATCCCGGCAACAGTGGCGGGCCGCTCGTCGACCTGCGGGGCCGCGTGATCGGAATTAACACGGCCATCGCCTCGAACAGCGGCGGCAACGAAGGGATCGGGTTCAGCATCCCGAGCAATCTGGCTCGCCGCGTCGTCGATCAACTCGTGACGCACGGGCGGGTCAACCGCTCGTTCCTCGGCGTCAAACTCGATCCCGATTTCAATCCGGAGACGGCCCGCCGCTTTAATCTCGATCGAGTCCGCGGAGCACGCGTGGTTCTCGTCTACGACAACACGCCCGCGGCGAAGGCTCGCCTGCAGCGCGACGACGTCATCCTGCGGTTTGGTGAGATCGACGTTCAGGACGAAAACCACCTGATCAATCTCGTCAGCCTGACGCCGGTCGGCAAGCGGATTGATCTGAAGGTCTATCGCGACGGTCGAATGATGACGCTGCGGGTCGAACTCGCC contains:
- a CDS encoding carboxylesterase family protein yields the protein MNETTDYRSLIEVREMRNLLRTDGRNYRYLFAGAEKIEPERKYPLVLFLHGSGERGDDPTVMIEKYFFARILAPEFRAKHPCFVIAPQCPADEKWTQTDWAARESVPLKAAVGRNLRAAIEVVELERHQQPIDMERIYLTGLSMGGYGAWYLAMVDPAYFAAVAPICGGGDEREAGRIAHLPIWAAHGDQDDIVPVERSRKMVSALKAAGGDPVYREYRGVGHRSWEPAYSEDDGLLEWMFRQRRTKAVIR
- a CDS encoding endonuclease/exonuclease/phosphatase family protein, which gives rise to MPDQTENPAESDANVPRRARRDSILLTCGLIAGAVVMFVIDGSQRKPAEPRSWFSQNESAIPADQSLNLVSFNIHYGKDDIDSASMPSIRELIAAQDPDVVVLNEVPNPFGRSGSTVDRLGELLSLNSFFLPVERRWWHDHVGNALLLEFIPKSIVQIPLPCSREKGFRGAAVTTVPWGEREFRIISVHADSQEDNSEHLRILGELFMATETPCILAGDLNAQIGDEILSELIAAGAIDAATEMGLEQADQLIDHILVRGVTVEDAGMEQTTASDHPLLWARLALPARAIESDSSAGSTQLPPR
- a CDS encoding DUF1573 domain-containing protein; protein product: MSSELDSNKPNTERRTTIMLFSCLLGGALAPVVCSVVAEFGVSQAAAVVEPLDRESLAFDEYLVNATEVRGAGTLAARYRFTNRGDEPVQIEQLKPSCGCLAPKYPEGEIAPGETGEVILRVDTLNEKPGAKHYYSDVFYRTAQTDDAPMQSARVHLKFVIDRPDITVEPRGMTFYQNATEATEQQLVITDHREEPFRVIEVISSSPAVSAEVVEAGAASAPGRHVLIVRAEPIDDGGDVQAFLTAKTDDDRHPLVRIPIYVRSTAALMPGNVSE
- a CDS encoding S1C family serine protease, whose translation is MSRGFTRLLTRGIGSVLTLGVGIGLGIVIGQGLAPTHATTLSFDEAARLYADLDGETRPLVDGGTALAKVARLTSPAVVHIQSRRKDSRGGSVEETGSGVIMRHEAVDGAIVVTNRHVIAGSAALADISVGLSDGRTVIPVRTWEDAASDIAVLQLKDPNVPPAAWGDSEALDIGHFVLALGSPFGLSQSVTLGIVSAKGRRSLELGSDSGVLNKDFIQTDAAINPGNSGGPLVDLRGRVIGINTAIASNSGGNEGIGFSIPSNLARRVVDQLVTHGRVNRSFLGVKLDPDFNPETARRFNLDRVRGARVVLVYDNTPAAKARLQRDDVILRFGEIDVQDENHLINLVSLTPVGKRIDLKVYRDGRMMTLRVELADRASLAEK